One window from the genome of Paramormyrops kingsleyae isolate MSU_618 chromosome 3, PKINGS_0.4, whole genome shotgun sequence encodes:
- the LOC140588405 gene encoding uncharacterized protein encodes MVQIVEIKDCYSMRFRIHHSLNMENMDPEVHEFVEDKFVSILVVNFERSPLTMENLQSLALSVPSFYWRLTGEELDPSLLHVATAWLQVVHHGTETGVQHGDGESPAEEDDHYGQELPSPSSRREASPAAPASTTEDANGLPEALPLAWGEDEPSSPSLSVASDTQPGSQIELEHAEPSSSTFWIPVGPNSTWQQLEIEGRNYLRKLDELSIPEGLWGITDYGDDHTVVMSVHVSVHVSSSLRTWGVRQEERPPQRPADTRQRKRKAEPDDTSGSSSPPPHKRPMRF; translated from the exons atggtgcagatagtcgagataaaggactgttattcgatgagatttcgaatccatcactccttaaacatggagaacatggatccagaag ttcatgagtttgtggaggacaagttcgtctccattctggtcgtgaacttcgagaggagcccactgaccatggagaacttgcagtctctggccctcagtgtcccttcattttattggcggctcactggggaggagttggatcccagcctattgcacgtagcaactgcatggctgcaagtggtacatcatggtacagagactggtgtccagcatggggatggagaatcaccagctgaggaggatgaccattacggacaggagctgccatcacccagctctagaagggaggcttcccctgcagctccagcatccacgactgaggatgctaatgggcttcctgaggctctccccttggcctggggtgaagatgagccctcatctccatccttatctgtggcttctgacactcaacctggaagtcagattgagctagaacatgctgagccctccagctccaccttctggatccctgtgggccctaacagcacgtggcagcagcttgagatcgaaggccgcaactacctgcggaagctggatgagctcagcatccccgagggactctggggcattacggactacggtgatgaccacaccgtggtcatgtccgtgcatgtctccgtgcatgtgagcagttctctgcgaacatggggcgtgaggcaggaggagaggcctcctcagaggcccgctgacaccagacagaggaagcgcaaggccgagcccgacgacaccagcggctcaagttctcctccaccgcacaagaggcccatgcgcttctga